The following proteins are co-located in the Microplitis demolitor isolate Queensland-Clemson2020A chromosome 3, iyMicDemo2.1a, whole genome shotgun sequence genome:
- the LOC103576063 gene encoding ragulator complex protein LAMTOR4 homolog: MLLMERIPDQIGYLVLTQDGAVLASGGELENDERAANIITGLVTLTDKIDPKTLTTNDYFNKISITYPNHCYIICLSNKKIHVVKKKLRSPESQSATTETQSLIDM, from the exons atgttgctgaTGGAACGTATACCAGATCAAATAGGATATTTAGTTCTTACTCAAGACGGAGCAGTACTTGCG tCTGGCGGTGAATTAGAAAACGATGAAAGAGCTGCTAACATTATAACTGGACTTGTAACTTTAACAGACAAAATAGATCCGAAAACACTAACaacaaatgattattttaataaaatatcaataacatATCCAAATCACTGCTATATTATTTgtctatcaaataaaaaaattcatgtagttaaaaaaaagttgcgaTCACCAGAAAGTCAATCTGCGACCACTGAAACTCAAAGTCTTATTgatatgtaa
- the LOC103576064 gene encoding E3 ubiquitin-protein ligase Topors, whose amino-acid sequence MENPINQEDTVTNIKEPVKAEEPAASNSGERSDGTNSPPPNCSICLGKLINTSFTDSCLHQFCFTCLLQWSRIKTECPLCKQTFKSIIHNVRSEEDYDQYHVPREATLSSTQATASIGVTLALSNASMNAAFQRFAYRTTMTPNRRYGRHDPRLHPSTLNQLRQSSVASPQLPTVTPQERRQRRNIYRTGEWSDPVPDVYSRFRHCSAEYFRRYPQEVNRLIPWINRDLQTIFNSDEPHIAYVLRVITDLLTRYDMRSPEFRNSIRNFFGLETEHFIHELMNYASTDLSMAAYDDTITYYNSFPPHGLASTAYWHHVQSQTSSSTSSTISDDSDIRVVDHVEPSNLEVPSVGPHLISMPGPSTVSQAFQLQTPGSHPFVLTITSSSSESECEIVGYVKPRCERTPEIIELVSSGGEEVVTATINAIPEIESPSSSSLSPVNNQPSTSESSRRLTKTKKSKTTNTRQLDRLTLSSSNSDSEVDDSQIKKQSSRRNNTKHSTKIIKRSTRKSTSTKDDSATKKRNKHNYSSSDSHSHREAKCRRTSLSNSRKITRAKIYSSNSDDNNNDDGDKSSSRSDDEFKSIDKNDDNKITCRVRVRKDLINDNKKKHKRRTKRSSSTSSTTTSSSSSESDSSESSSSTTSTSLTSSSSYKYKINKLRKKKRSKGNKHLSKHKIIKTAADDLNVRHKKSRSRSKSKSRSRSRSRSRSESRSRSRSRSKSRNRSRETLNDNNTKERCSVNEKYRERKAAKIANKRLKNKQLYAMTDSQNDEESYRSNSQCSNLSDRHKTTKSNDKKYLKSDSNSKNKSHKTKSHKKSSKGVRKQKRLKTRGEGEKRVRRKITSSSSSSSLSSSS is encoded by the exons atggaGAATCCAATAAATCAAGAAGATACGGTCACAAATATTAAAGAACCAGTAAAAGCTGAAGAACCAGCAGCATCTAATTCTGGTGAAAGAAGTGACGGAACAAATTCACCACCACCAAATTGCAGTATATGCCttggaaaattaataaatacatcaTTTACTGATAGTTGCTTGCATCAATTTTGTTTTACATGTTTATTGCAATGGTCaagaataaaaacagaatGTCCATTATGTAAACAAACATTTAAATCGATAATACACAATGTTAGATCTGAGGAGGATTATGATCAGTATCATGTACCAAGAGAAGCAACTTTGTCATCAACACAAGCTACAGCTTCTATTGGAGTTACTTTGGCTTTATCAAATGCTTCTATGAATGCTGCTTTTCAACGTTTTGCGTACAG aaCGACAATGACACCAAATCGTCGTTATGGACGGCATGATCCTAGACTTCATCCAAGTACACTTAATCAACTACGTCAATCATCAGTAGCATCACCTCAATTGCCAACTGTAACACCACAAGAACGACGACAACGTCGTAATATCTATAGGACTGGAGAATGGTCTGATCCAGTACCAGATGTTTACTCGCGTTTCCGTCACTGTAGTGCTGAATATTTCag gaGATATCCTCAAGAAGTAAATCGCTTAATACCATGGATAAATCGTGATTTACAAACCATATTTAATTCTGATGAACCTCACATCGCTTATGTATTGAGAGTTATTACAGATTTATTAACACGATACGATATGCGGAGTCCTGAATTTCGTAATTcgatacgaaatttttttggtttagaAACAGAACATTTTATTCATGAACTTATGAATTACGCTAGTACTGATTTGAGTATGGCTGCTTATGATGACACTATTACTTATTACAATAGTTTCCCTCCTCATg GTCTAGCGAGTACGGCGTACTGGCATCATGTACAATCACAAACGTCAAGTAGTACCAGTAGTACAATATCTGATGATTCTGATATACGAGTTGTCGATCATGTTGAACCTAGTAATTTAGAAGTTCCATCAGTGGGTCCTCATCTTATAAGTATGCcag gtCCTAGTACTGTTAGTCAAGCATTCCAACTTCAAACACCCGGAAGTCATCCATTTGTTCTTACGATAACATCAAGTTCATCTGAATCTGAGTGTGAAATCGTAGGATATGTAAAACCACGCTGTGAAAGAACACCAGAAATAATAGAACTCGTGTCTTCGGGTGGAGAAGAAGTAGTAACGGCTACTATTAATGCAATACCTGAAATAGAATc accAAGTTCTTCATCATTATCGCCAGTAAATAATCAACCGAGTACATCTGAATCAAGTAGAAGATtaactaaaactaaaaaatcaaaaacaacAAATACACGACAACTTGATCGATTAACGTTATCATCAAGTAACAGTGATAGCGAAGTTGATGATAgccaaattaaaaaacaaagtaGCCGACGTAATAATACAAAGcattcaacaaaaataataaaacgaagTACTCGTAAATCAACCTCGACTAAAGACGATAGCGCAACTAAAAAAcgtaataaacataattacaGTTCATCAGACAGCCACAGTCATCGAGAAGCTAAATGTCGTCGTACATCATTAAGTAATTCACGAAAAATAACAAGAgctaaaatatattcaagtaATTccgatgataataataatgacgatGGTGATAAATCTAGTTCCCGTAGTGACgatgaatttaaatcaattgacaaaaatgatgataataaaataacgtgTCGCGTTAGAGTACGTAAAGATTTGATAAATGACAATAagaaaaaacataaaagaAGAACAAAGCGTAGTAGCAGTACCAGTAGTACTACCACCAGTAGTAGTTCTAGTGAAAGTGATAGCAGTGAAAGTAGTTCAAGTACTACATCAACAAGTTTAACTAGTTCTAgtagttataaatataaaataaataaactacgtaaaaaaaaacgatcaAAAGGTAATAAACATTTGTccaaacataaaattattaaaactgcCGCGGATGATTTGAATGTTAGACATAAAAAATCACGATCAAGAAGCAAAAGTAAAAGTCGAAGCAGAAGCAGAAGTAGAAGTAGGAGCGAAAGTAGAAGCAGAAGTAGAAGTAGAAGTAAAAGTAGAAATAGATCACGTGAAACactaaatgataataatactaaagAACGTTGTTCGGTAAATGAAAAGTATAGAGAACGTAAAGCTGCTAAAATAGCCAacaaaagattaaaaaataaacaattatatgCGATGACTGATTCTCAGAATGACGAAGAATCGTACAGATCTAATAGCCAATGCAGTAATCTATCAGATAGACATAAAACAACTAaatcaaatgataaaaaatatttaaaatctgattcaaattcaaaaaataaatcgcaTAAGACAAAatcacataaaaaaagtagCAAAGGagtaagaaaacaaaaaagattAAAGACCCGGGGTGAAGGTGAAAAACGTGTAAGAAGAAAAATCACTTCATCCTCATCATCCTCATCGTTGTCCTCATCTTCATAA